One Mucilaginibacter ginkgonis genomic region harbors:
- a CDS encoding MarR family winged helix-turn-helix transcriptional regulator: MKIDDEIKGKFEDNHHRAVVNLNYTYGWINNKLRGQFEKYNLTTQQFNVLRILRGQLPNAATVNLLKERMVDKMSDASRIVDRLIQKGLVSRCTNNKDRRAVDVHITDQGLELLSQMDIEVKTKDWLSDHLTDDEAEQLSSLLDKLRG; this comes from the coding sequence ATGAAAATAGACGACGAAATCAAGGGCAAGTTTGAAGATAACCATCACCGTGCGGTGGTAAACCTTAACTACACCTATGGCTGGATCAACAACAAACTCCGCGGCCAATTTGAGAAATATAATCTTACTACACAGCAGTTTAATGTGTTACGTATTCTTCGCGGACAATTGCCCAATGCGGCAACCGTAAATTTGCTGAAGGAGCGCATGGTTGATAAAATGTCTGATGCGTCGCGCATTGTAGACCGCCTCATTCAAAAAGGCCTGGTGTCACGCTGCACTAACAATAAAGACCGCAGGGCAGTAGATGTTCATATTACAGATCAGGGCCTGGAGCTTTTGTCTCAGATGGACATAGAAGTGAAGACCAAAGACTGGTTAAGCGACCATTTAACCGATGACGAAGCAGAACAGTTAAGCTCTCTTTTAGATAAGCTGAGGGGATAA
- a CDS encoding ZIP family metal transporter has protein sequence MIWQSLLLFFAAFLGGASVFLFRGDNHKTLRLILSFSGAYLFGITVLHLVPDAYHGNDNYVGVFILIGFLFQIVLEQFSDGIEHGHMHAHDHAAFPIGIMISLCLHGFLEGMPLAQGYQNQLVFGIALHHIPAAFALATVLINNKQSRNGVLFYVFLFAIMAPAGYFFSDALSRGGIGNLQHYFNRIMGVVIGIFLHISTTILFEAGPDHKFNRRKLIAVLLGVAVAVGGFVYEL, from the coding sequence ATGATCTGGCAATCGCTTTTACTCTTTTTTGCAGCCTTTTTAGGCGGCGCCTCAGTGTTTCTTTTTAGGGGCGATAACCATAAGACGCTGCGGCTGATATTATCTTTTAGCGGCGCATATCTTTTTGGTATAACCGTTTTGCACCTTGTACCCGATGCTTACCACGGCAATGACAATTATGTAGGCGTTTTTATCCTTATCGGCTTTTTGTTTCAAATTGTGTTAGAGCAATTTTCTGACGGCATAGAGCACGGGCACATGCATGCGCATGATCATGCTGCTTTCCCTATTGGAATAATGATCAGTCTTTGTTTGCACGGATTTTTAGAGGGAATGCCATTGGCGCAAGGCTACCAGAATCAATTGGTTTTCGGCATCGCCTTACACCACATTCCTGCGGCGTTTGCACTGGCAACAGTCTTAATTAACAATAAACAAAGCAGAAACGGCGTGTTGTTTTATGTTTTTTTGTTCGCGATAATGGCGCCCGCCGGCTATTTCTTTAGCGATGCCTTGAGCCGCGGCGGTATAGGCAACCTGCAACATTACTTTAATCGCATTATGGGTGTGGTAATCGGCATATTCCTGCATATTTCTACCACCATCTTATTCGAGGCCGGCCCCGACCATAAATTTAATCGCAGAAAACTGATCGCTGTGCTCTTAGGCGTTGCTGTTGCAGTTGGCGGCTTTGTTTACGAGTTATAA
- the coaE gene encoding dephospho-CoA kinase (Dephospho-CoA kinase (CoaE) performs the final step in coenzyme A biosynthesis.), with product MLKIGLTGNIGSGKTTVSKIFALLGVPVFYADESAKNVMTADVVLIQAITNTFGKESYFDDGSLNRKHIAAQVFSDPEALQRLNAIVHPAVFRDFDNWVTLQQVSYVIKEAAILFESGSYLHCDKSIIVTAPLDLRLQRTIARDGITLDEAKARDSRQKPENEKTKLADFFIVNDDTQMVIPQVLALHNRLLALASA from the coding sequence ATGCTGAAAATAGGTTTAACGGGCAACATTGGCAGCGGCAAAACAACGGTTAGCAAAATATTTGCCTTATTGGGTGTGCCTGTTTTTTACGCCGATGAATCTGCTAAAAACGTCATGACTGCTGATGTGGTATTGATCCAAGCTATTACGAATACTTTTGGCAAGGAATCTTATTTCGACGATGGCAGCTTAAACCGAAAGCATATTGCCGCGCAGGTTTTTAGTGATCCTGAAGCTTTGCAACGTTTGAACGCGATTGTTCACCCTGCTGTATTTCGAGACTTTGATAATTGGGTTACCCTACAACAGGTATCGTATGTAATTAAAGAGGCTGCTATTTTGTTTGAAAGCGGCTCTTATCTGCATTGCGACAAAAGTATCATTGTCACCGCACCGCTTGATCTTCGCCTGCAGCGTACCATCGCGAGAGATGGTATCACTTTAGATGAAGCCAAAGCCCGCGACAGCCGCCAAAAGCCCGAAAACGAGAAAACGAAGCTTGCCGATTTTTTCATCGTTAATGATGATACCCAAATGGTTATCCCGCAGGTGTTGGCACTGCATAACCGGCTGTTAGCGTTAGCTTCCGCATGA
- the glmM gene encoding phosphoglucosamine mutase gives MTLIKSISGIRGTIGGKAGEGLSPLDVVKFTSAFGTWAAKRSGKKKIVIGRDARLSGEMVNNLVIGTLQGLGIDVIDLGLSTTPTVEIAVPKEAAAGGIIITASHNPKQWNALKLLNNDGEFISDADGKEVLDIAEASDFEFADVDDLGKVTRDNSYCDKHIADVLALPLVDKDAVAKANLSVVIDCVNSTGGIFVPALLSALGVKTVHKLFCEPDGHFPHNPEPLPENLRDLSKEVVDKKADLGIAVDPDVDRLAFVAEDGSMFGEEYTLVTVADYVLQQTKGNTVSNLSSTRALRDVTEKAGGTYQAAAVGEVNVVNKMKETNAVIGGEGNGGVIYPELHYGRDALVGIALFLTHLAKTGKAVSQLRATYPSYHISKNKITLTEGMDIDALLAKVEEKYKNQHYSTIDGLKIEFDKEWVHLRRSNTEPIIRIYSEASSEQVADSLANKIIADIKEILQVQ, from the coding sequence TTGACTCTAATAAAATCTATATCAGGCATTCGCGGAACTATTGGTGGTAAAGCAGGCGAGGGGCTTTCGCCACTTGACGTCGTTAAGTTTACCTCAGCGTTCGGTACCTGGGCTGCGAAGCGTTCAGGCAAAAAGAAAATCGTTATTGGCCGCGACGCGCGTTTGTCGGGCGAGATGGTGAATAATCTTGTTATCGGTACGTTACAAGGTTTGGGCATTGATGTTATCGACCTTGGCTTGTCGACTACGCCAACTGTCGAGATCGCTGTGCCTAAAGAAGCAGCTGCCGGTGGTATCATCATCACTGCTAGCCATAACCCAAAACAATGGAATGCACTAAAGTTATTAAACAATGATGGCGAATTTATAAGTGATGCTGATGGCAAGGAAGTGTTGGACATTGCCGAAGCTAGTGACTTTGAGTTTGCCGATGTTGATGATCTGGGTAAAGTAACCCGTGACAATTCTTATTGCGATAAACATATTGCAGATGTGCTGGCGTTGCCATTAGTAGATAAGGATGCGGTGGCTAAAGCTAATTTAAGCGTAGTAATTGATTGCGTAAACTCTACTGGCGGCATATTTGTACCTGCTTTGCTGAGCGCGCTTGGTGTTAAAACCGTTCATAAATTGTTTTGTGAGCCCGATGGTCATTTCCCGCATAACCCCGAACCGCTGCCTGAAAACCTGCGCGATCTTTCAAAAGAGGTTGTAGACAAAAAAGCAGATTTAGGAATCGCTGTCGATCCGGATGTTGACCGCCTGGCGTTTGTTGCCGAGGATGGCAGCATGTTTGGCGAGGAATATACGCTGGTAACAGTAGCCGACTACGTTTTGCAGCAAACTAAAGGTAATACAGTATCAAACCTATCATCAACCCGCGCCCTGCGCGACGTGACTGAGAAAGCCGGCGGTACATATCAGGCTGCAGCAGTTGGCGAGGTGAATGTGGTAAACAAAATGAAGGAGACCAATGCTGTAATTGGTGGCGAAGGTAATGGCGGAGTAATCTACCCTGAGTTGCACTACGGCCGCGATGCATTGGTTGGCATTGCCTTGTTTTTAACGCATTTAGCTAAAACAGGTAAAGCAGTTTCCCAATTACGGGCTACTTACCCAAGCTATCATATTTCAAAAAATAAAATTACCCTTACCGAGGGTATGGATATCGATGCTTTGTTAGCCAAAGTAGAAGAGAAATACAAGAATCAGCATTACAGCACCATCGACGGCCTCAAAATAGAATTTGATAAAGAATGGGTGCATTTGCGCCGTTCAAATACAGAGCCGATCATCCGAATTTATTCCGAGGCAAGCTCAGAGCAGGTTGCAGATAGTTTGGCAAATAAGATCATTGCAGATATAAAAGAGATTCTTCAGGTACAATAA
- a CDS encoding phosphatase PAP2 family protein yields the protein MPDFLLQADRSIFHLINRGMANPFFDAIMPWLREPKFWIPVYVFIIAFCIWKFKKQGAIIIVMLAFTVGIADFTSATLIKKAVKRTRPCREQAIINDETVRVGCGTGYSFPSTHATDHFAMSLFLIMVFKSRWKWIWLWAILWATLVCFAQVYVGLHYPVDVAFGGLFGATIGILMALLHKKTQPQFYNI from the coding sequence ATGCCCGATTTTTTACTACAGGCCGACCGTTCTATATTTCACCTGATCAATCGCGGCATGGCAAATCCGTTTTTTGACGCAATTATGCCCTGGCTGCGCGAACCGAAGTTCTGGATCCCAGTTTACGTGTTCATTATCGCGTTCTGCATTTGGAAGTTTAAAAAACAAGGCGCCATCATCATAGTGATGCTGGCATTTACTGTTGGCATTGCCGACTTTACCAGCGCAACGTTGATAAAAAAAGCAGTAAAACGCACGCGGCCGTGCAGGGAACAGGCGATCATTAACGACGAAACCGTCCGTGTTGGCTGCGGAACCGGTTACAGTTTCCCATCTACTCATGCGACAGACCATTTTGCCATGTCGTTATTTCTTATCATGGTTTTTAAAAGCCGCTGGAAATGGATCTGGCTGTGGGCTATATTATGGGCAACGCTGGTTTGTTTCGCTCAGGTTTATGTTGGCTTACATTACCCTGTTGACGTGGCGTTCGGCGGATTATTTGGCGCCACTATAGGCATCCTTATGGCCTTGTTACATAAAAAAACGCAGCCACAATTTTATAATATATGA
- a CDS encoding MBL fold metallo-hydrolase, with translation MILQDFIAINEKGIYCLYGDFYLDPKEPVATAVISHAHADHAVSGNRDVYCTEATSAFMQLRYGKNAALTFHILGWQQQINIGGVEVSFLPAGHMLGSAMVLMVYQGVRYLYTGDFKLQPDATCEPIQFCQADVLITESTFADPNTAHPDAGLEIKKLADIDINIMLGAYGLGKSQRLIQLINQHVPDKTILVPHKIWPLNAIYEKFGYQLGNYQIYSRKLMKEQRQFVYIVPPFTFDSYIRATGVKRLFASGWKNLQVNDKDTLYISDHADWNDILKAIEQVSPKEAWTLHGDGNALKQHFDGKLPVKIMN, from the coding sequence ATGATCTTACAGGATTTCATCGCGATTAATGAGAAAGGCATCTATTGCCTTTACGGAGATTTTTACCTCGACCCTAAAGAACCCGTCGCGACGGCGGTAATATCCCATGCCCATGCAGACCACGCGGTAAGCGGCAACAGGGATGTTTACTGCACAGAAGCAACGTCGGCATTTATGCAGTTGCGTTACGGTAAAAATGCGGCCCTTACTTTTCATATTTTGGGGTGGCAGCAACAAATAAATATTGGCGGGGTAGAGGTATCCTTCCTCCCGGCCGGCCATATGCTGGGCTCTGCAATGGTATTGATGGTTTATCAAGGAGTACGCTATCTATACACCGGCGATTTTAAACTTCAGCCCGATGCAACCTGCGAACCCATACAATTTTGCCAGGCTGATGTGTTGATAACCGAAAGCACTTTTGCAGATCCGAACACAGCGCATCCCGATGCTGGGTTGGAGATAAAGAAGCTGGCGGACATTGACATCAACATTATGCTGGGAGCTTACGGGTTAGGCAAAAGTCAGCGGCTGATACAATTAATAAATCAGCATGTTCCGGACAAAACCATTCTTGTGCCTCACAAGATATGGCCCTTAAACGCGATTTACGAAAAGTTTGGCTATCAATTAGGCAACTATCAGATATACAGCCGCAAACTGATGAAGGAGCAAAGGCAGTTCGTATACATTGTTCCGCCGTTTACGTTTGACAGTTACATCCGGGCGACGGGCGTGAAGCGGTTGTTTGCCTCCGGTTGGAAAAACCTGCAGGTGAATGACAAGGATACATTATACATATCAGACCACGCCGACTGGAACGATATTCTAAAAGCAATAGAACAGGTATCGCCAAAAGAAGCATGGACGCTGCATGGCGATGGCAATGCCTTAAAGCAACATTTTGACGGCAAATTGCCCGTCAAGATTATGAATTGA
- a CDS encoding DUF5522 domain-containing protein — protein sequence MQEGVDYYINADGNLVFTREYHLKRGYCCKNKCLNCPWDYGKPKKQSGKEK from the coding sequence ATGCAGGAAGGGGTAGACTATTACATAAATGCAGACGGTAACCTGGTCTTCACACGCGAGTACCATTTAAAGCGCGGCTACTGTTGTAAAAACAAGTGTCTCAATTGTCCCTGGGATTATGGCAAACCCAAAAAACAAAGCGGCAAAGAAAAATAG
- a CDS encoding YbbR-like domain-containing protein has protein sequence MPFFVCEERHFSLTSSMAIIKLSPTERRRLSAFVTCCVVAFAAWLLTVLQGSYNYKVKCILTYNNIPQRRAFRTLQSDTVVATLQGSGWQMLSARMHNEDEHIAIDLHTLDTKNFIALEAQLPQINSKRSAEQKITDFDPDTLYFDFTNRSTKRVPVKLLKNITFQPQFDVAGNVRLNPAYVFVSGPAATINKITEWSTDSLKVTDVEANVQAKVDIAKVRDGNVSIYPKIIQVFVPVEEFTEKTLEIPVQLSNNVHYYDVKIFPQKVKVTFMTPLSKFAEINDDYFDAVADFGLWAEHKYSSLPVKITRLPAYTKIVKIEPQNVDFIVKK, from the coding sequence ATGCCGTTCTTTGTATGCGAAGAGCGGCATTTTAGTTTAACATCGTCAATGGCCATTATTAAATTATCACCAACAGAACGCAGGCGGTTATCTGCCTTTGTAACCTGCTGTGTGGTAGCTTTTGCCGCCTGGCTGTTAACGGTTTTACAAGGGAGCTACAACTACAAGGTAAAGTGCATACTTACCTACAATAACATTCCGCAGCGCAGGGCGTTCCGCACGCTGCAATCAGATACCGTTGTGGCCACCTTGCAGGGCAGCGGCTGGCAGATGCTTTCGGCACGGATGCATAATGAAGACGAGCACATCGCCATAGATCTGCACACGCTGGATACCAAAAACTTTATCGCGCTTGAAGCGCAATTGCCGCAGATAAACAGTAAACGCAGCGCCGAACAAAAAATCACCGACTTTGATCCGGATACGCTTTACTTCGACTTTACAAACCGCAGTACCAAACGGGTGCCTGTCAAATTGTTAAAGAACATAACGTTTCAGCCGCAATTTGATGTGGCGGGGAATGTGAGGTTAAACCCGGCGTATGTTTTTGTAAGCGGCCCGGCAGCTACTATTAACAAAATAACCGAATGGAGCACCGATTCGCTCAAGGTAACGGATGTAGAGGCTAACGTACAGGCCAAAGTAGATATAGCCAAAGTGCGCGATGGTAATGTGAGTATCTATCCAAAGATCATACAGGTTTTTGTCCCTGTTGAGGAATTTACTGAAAAAACATTAGAAATACCTGTACAATTGAGCAACAACGTGCATTATTATGATGTAAAAATATTCCCGCAAAAGGTAAAGGTTACTTTCATGACGCCTTTAAGCAAGTTTGCCGAGATCAACGACGATTATTTTGACGCGGTGGCCGATTTTGGCTTATGGGCAGAGCATAAATATTCTTCCTTGCCGGTTAAGATAACACGCTTGCCAGCTTATACCAAAATAGTGAAAATAGAACCGCAGAACGTAGATTTTATAGTAAAGAAATAA
- a CDS encoding four helix bundle protein encodes MSLQNTFVQRTKLFVINVIKLYKELPNTTEAQIIGRQWVRCSSSVGANYRAACRARSQKEFSAKLSIVAEEADESIFWMEILIGVEIMSMEKLNYVFKEARKF; translated from the coding sequence ATGAGTTTGCAGAACACTTTCGTTCAGAGAACGAAGCTGTTTGTGATCAATGTCATAAAACTTTATAAAGAGTTACCAAACACTACTGAGGCACAAATTATTGGAAGGCAATGGGTGCGGTGTTCATCGTCAGTGGGCGCAAACTACAGAGCCGCCTGCAGGGCGAGATCTCAAAAAGAATTTTCAGCCAAATTGTCGATAGTTGCAGAAGAGGCCGATGAAAGTATATTTTGGATGGAGATTTTAATAGGAGTTGAAATTATGAGTATGGAAAAGTTGAATTATGTTTTTAAAGAAGCAAGGAAATTTTGA